A window of Brachybacterium fresconis contains these coding sequences:
- a CDS encoding uracil-xanthine permease family protein, which translates to MFRWSLHGDGRTIAADEIVLPEERLAWPLTIGIGAQHVIAMFGATFLVPLLTGFPPSTTLLFSGIGTLLFLVITANKVPSYLGSSFAFIAPITASTQADSMGAALGGVMVTGLLLAALGLIVSRVGTRWISVLMPPVVMGSIVALIGFNLAPTAYENFQQSAVTATVTLLAVVLCTALFKGMLGRVSVLLGVLIGYGVAVARGEVDFAPVADAAWIGLPEFHHPTFDPGLVVMFLPVVLVLLAENVGHVTSVGLMTNRNLDHMVGRTLASDGLATALSAGFGGSPTTTYGENIGVMSATRVYSTAAYWVAGIVAILLSLSPKVGALIFTIPPGVLGGVTFVLYGLIGIVGVRMWVDGRVDFSRPKNQFTAGVALVVGIANVTWTFGGIELTGIALGTIAAMLIYHVMDKLGHATGTEVQAAEPAEVVASEGSRPRE; encoded by the coding sequence ATTTTCCGCTGGAGCCTGCACGGCGACGGCCGCACCATCGCCGCCGACGAGATCGTCCTGCCCGAGGAGCGCCTGGCCTGGCCGCTGACCATCGGCATCGGCGCCCAGCACGTGATCGCCATGTTCGGCGCCACCTTCCTGGTGCCGCTGCTGACCGGCTTCCCACCCTCGACCACCCTGCTGTTCTCCGGCATCGGCACGCTGCTGTTCCTGGTCATCACCGCGAACAAGGTGCCCAGCTACCTCGGCTCCTCCTTCGCCTTCATCGCCCCCATCACCGCCTCCACCCAGGCGGACTCGATGGGGGCCGCGCTCGGCGGGGTGATGGTCACCGGGCTGCTGCTGGCCGCCTTGGGGCTGATCGTCTCCCGGGTGGGGACCCGCTGGATCTCCGTGCTCATGCCCCCGGTGGTGATGGGCTCGATCGTCGCCCTGATCGGTTTCAACCTCGCCCCCACGGCGTACGAGAACTTCCAGCAGTCCGCCGTCACCGCGACGGTGACGCTGCTGGCCGTGGTGCTGTGCACCGCGCTGTTCAAGGGGATGCTGGGTCGCGTCTCCGTGCTGCTGGGGGTGCTGATCGGCTACGGCGTGGCCGTCGCGCGGGGAGAGGTCGATTTCGCGCCGGTCGCCGACGCCGCCTGGATCGGGCTGCCCGAGTTCCATCACCCCACCTTCGACCCGGGCCTGGTGGTGATGTTCCTGCCGGTGGTGCTGGTGCTGCTGGCCGAGAACGTCGGCCACGTGACCAGCGTCGGGCTGATGACCAACCGGAACCTCGACCACATGGTGGGGCGCACCCTGGCCTCCGACGGCCTGGCCACCGCGCTCTCTGCCGGCTTCGGCGGCTCGCCGACCACCACCTACGGCGAGAACATCGGCGTCATGAGCGCCACCCGCGTCTACTCCACTGCCGCCTACTGGGTGGCCGGCATCGTCGCCATCCTGCTGTCGCTGTCCCCGAAGGTCGGTGCCCTGATCTTCACCATCCCGCCGGGTGTCCTCGGCGGCGTGACCTTCGTGCTGTACGGCCTGATCGGCATCGTCGGCGTGCGCATGTGGGTCGACGGCAGGGTCGACTTCTCCCGCCCCAAGAACCAGTTCACCGCGGGCGTCGCCCTGGTCGTCGGGATCGCGAACGTCACCTGGACCTTCGGCGGCATCGAGCTCACCGGCATCGCGCTGGGCACGATCGCCGCCATGCTGATCTACCACGTCATGGACAAGCTCGGCCACGCCACCGGCACCGAGGTCCAGGCCGCCGAGCCGGCCGAGGTCGTCGCGAGCGAGGGCAGCCGGCCGCGGGAGTGA